A DNA window from Corynebacterium ciconiae DSM 44920 contains the following coding sequences:
- a CDS encoding phage portal protein family protein: protein MAEIGHASPRSVVGGVMEDNWELRFPQSTRVYAKMLRQDAQVQSIMRAVTLPIRRSTWRVDPNGAPAEIVEHVAADLRLPVLGQEKGAVPRRRGRVSWDAHLQKALLALPYGHMFFEQVYQPGDDGLEHLVKLAPRLPGTVSKINVARDGGLESIEQVALEGQRDRPVIPVNRLVAYCFEPSDSTWVGSSVLRPAYKHWVLRDELLRLEQQTLDRNGMGIPLYKASATPEDPKQEMEAGQRIVEGIRSGANAGVAVPYGAEFELRGINGQVASPRAAIEYHDSMMAKAVLAHVLNLSGKGGSYALAETQNDLFVQSLQSIADWIIDTANQHIVEDLVELSWPEYDGPAPLLMADPIASKKELTAEALAMLVNAGVIFMDPSSENEVRRRYQMPQKDPSYMPVRNEEGEKNE, encoded by the coding sequence TTGGCTGAGATTGGTCACGCATCTCCACGCTCTGTGGTTGGCGGAGTGATGGAAGACAACTGGGAGTTACGCTTCCCCCAATCCACGCGGGTGTACGCGAAGATGCTGCGGCAGGACGCGCAGGTGCAGTCGATCATGAGGGCTGTGACCCTCCCTATTCGCCGATCGACGTGGAGAGTTGATCCTAACGGCGCGCCGGCAGAGATCGTTGAGCACGTCGCTGCGGATCTGCGTCTGCCCGTGTTGGGGCAGGAGAAGGGGGCTGTTCCTCGCCGCCGAGGCAGGGTGTCGTGGGACGCTCATCTGCAAAAGGCTCTGCTCGCGTTGCCTTACGGTCACATGTTTTTTGAGCAGGTGTACCAGCCGGGCGATGACGGGTTGGAGCATCTTGTGAAGCTGGCTCCGCGCCTTCCAGGCACGGTATCGAAGATCAACGTCGCCCGTGATGGCGGACTGGAGTCGATCGAACAGGTCGCCTTGGAAGGGCAGCGGGACCGGCCGGTGATTCCCGTGAACAGGCTGGTCGCTTACTGTTTTGAACCGTCGGACTCCACTTGGGTGGGGTCTTCTGTTTTACGCCCCGCCTATAAGCATTGGGTTTTGCGTGATGAGCTTCTCCGGCTGGAGCAGCAGACGCTCGACCGTAACGGTATGGGCATCCCGCTGTATAAGGCTTCTGCCACACCTGAGGATCCGAAGCAGGAGATGGAGGCGGGGCAGCGCATCGTGGAAGGTATCCGGTCTGGTGCTAACGCTGGGGTTGCGGTGCCGTACGGCGCTGAGTTTGAGCTGCGCGGCATCAACGGGCAGGTGGCTAGCCCTCGCGCTGCTATCGAGTATCACGATTCGATGATGGCAAAGGCTGTGCTCGCGCATGTGCTGAATCTATCCGGAAAGGGCGGGTCCTACGCGCTGGCAGAGACCCAGAACGATCTATTTGTGCAGTCGCTGCAGTCCATCGCGGACTGGATTATCGATACCGCTAACCAGCACATCGTTGAAGACCTCGTGGAGCTTTCTTGGCCTGAGTACGACGGCCCCGCACCGCTGCTGATGGCTGATCCTATCGCATCGAAGAAGGAGTTGACTGCTGAAGCGTTGGCGATGCTCGTCAACGCTGGCGTGATCTTTATGGATCCGTCGAGCGAGAACGAGGTGCGGCGTCGCTACCAGATGCCACAGAAAGACCCTAGTTACATGCCTGTCAGAAACGAGGAGGGTGAGAAGAATGAATAG
- a CDS encoding capsid cement protein: MSNPKFVQGPVTCKVNAESIDKYRLVKLTSDGIEYAGAEAPVFGAVTEAGAKTTEREPGDLRFGRPDVLAVHTAPAVVPVACDAPESVKAGAAVYAAADGKVSDSGSVVVGVALSDGAEGAATVDVRLLAPVAK, translated from the coding sequence ATGTCGAATCCGAAGTTTGTGCAGGGGCCTGTGACTTGCAAGGTCAATGCTGAGTCCATTGATAAGTACCGTCTGGTGAAGCTCACCTCGGATGGTATCGAGTACGCCGGAGCTGAGGCGCCGGTGTTTGGCGCGGTGACTGAAGCTGGCGCGAAGACCACGGAGCGGGAGCCGGGGGATCTGCGTTTCGGCCGCCCCGATGTGCTGGCCGTGCACACAGCACCTGCTGTGGTTCCGGTGGCGTGTGATGCTCCTGAGTCCGTGAAGGCTGGGGCTGCGGTGTATGCCGCCGCCGATGGCAAGGTGTCCGATTCTGGCTCCGTGGTTGTGGGTGTGGCCCTCAGCGACGGCGCGGAGGGCGCGGCCACTGTTGATGTTCGTCTGCTCGCCCCGGTGGCGAAGTAA
- a CDS encoding head maturation protease, ClpP-related: MLELYGEIGAWGVTVKDVAAELAAVDGDLLVRCSSPGGDAFEGVALMNLLRAQNGRVTGVVEGYAASAASIVMVGGCDHLIMRPSAELMIHNAWTFGDGGSDDLRRIADDLDRMNNKMAAIYADRAGGDADSFLEAMSRETWYTAEEAVAAGLADEIRDGRESPVSSQPAARVRAAFKYRGRADAPAPVLGAEMNLKMFAQRLGCAEDADEATVLAALDEALAEQAVETPVPEDDSEEFAEGGHSEESAEAEHEQEGTSDDEPAEEGESEQCLESEETSDLVVTIDAAALEELREQAAYGAAARARDEQAGREEVIDAAIRDNRISVTARSRWMAAMEADPEGTREKLSRIPKDLIPRAELGHSSAQGDVTVKKITAPGFGAVHV; encoded by the coding sequence GTGCTTGAGCTTTATGGAGAGATTGGCGCGTGGGGTGTCACGGTGAAGGACGTCGCGGCCGAGCTCGCGGCTGTCGACGGTGATCTTCTTGTGCGGTGCTCGTCTCCGGGAGGTGACGCGTTTGAGGGTGTCGCATTAATGAATCTACTGCGCGCCCAAAACGGTCGAGTCACTGGCGTGGTCGAAGGCTATGCGGCTTCCGCTGCGTCAATCGTCATGGTGGGCGGCTGTGACCATTTGATCATGCGTCCGTCTGCGGAGTTGATGATCCATAATGCGTGGACTTTCGGGGACGGTGGTTCGGACGATTTGCGCCGTATCGCTGACGATCTGGATCGAATGAATAACAAGATGGCGGCGATTTACGCGGATCGAGCCGGTGGGGATGCAGATTCCTTCCTTGAGGCCATGTCCCGAGAGACGTGGTACACGGCCGAGGAGGCTGTGGCCGCTGGTTTGGCGGATGAGATTCGGGACGGGCGTGAGTCGCCGGTGTCTTCGCAACCGGCGGCTCGCGTGAGGGCCGCGTTCAAGTATCGGGGGCGTGCTGATGCCCCCGCACCTGTTTTAGGAGCTGAGATGAATTTGAAGATGTTTGCGCAGCGTTTGGGCTGCGCTGAAGACGCGGATGAGGCTACGGTGCTTGCCGCGTTGGATGAGGCTTTGGCTGAGCAGGCTGTTGAGACGCCTGTGCCCGAAGATGACTCCGAGGAGTTTGCCGAGGGTGGGCATTCCGAGGAGTCTGCGGAGGCTGAGCATGAGCAGGAGGGAACCTCCGACGATGAGCCGGCCGAGGAGGGCGAGTCGGAGCAGTGCCTCGAGTCTGAGGAGACCTCGGACTTGGTGGTGACCATTGACGCCGCCGCGCTTGAGGAGCTGCGAGAGCAAGCGGCCTACGGTGCTGCTGCTCGTGCCCGCGATGAGCAGGCCGGCCGTGAAGAGGTCATTGATGCCGCTATCCGAGATAACCGCATCTCTGTCACTGCGCGCAGCCGGTGGATGGCCGCGATGGAGGCCGACCCCGAGGGGACGCGGGAGAAGCTCTCCCGTATCCCTAAGGATCTCATTCCCCGCGCTGAGCTTGGACATAGCTCCGCTCAGGGGGATGTAACTGTCAAGAAGATCACGGCGCCGGGGTTCGGCGCCGTTCACGTTTAA
- a CDS encoding Ig domain-containing protein: MAIDDVLSGFNAGAARVALTGAVRIAPVGTEIKPISEKYDSEVYTNLGYISPDGVEISFDEDKQEYIPWQEASAIRTDITKAAKSIKFTMWETSPEKIALFLGVPASKIEEIADEEGVAFWEEGLPQFETTQLHVDMVDGDKHNRVSFPSAKVTERGALVLKKEDVFGLEVTYTTFPGGAEYEGTPARGKTAYWQFNKAFTDAANVSSSVDGVRPLQISTASLPAGVEQQEYTQKLSATGGTPPYKWEIESGDLPAGLELDGEGNITGTPTSAATEQVTFKVTDAKKLPASKQITVTVNAAEE; the protein is encoded by the coding sequence ATGGCAATCGACGATGTTTTGTCCGGTTTCAACGCTGGAGCGGCGCGCGTCGCTCTGACCGGCGCGGTGCGTATCGCCCCGGTTGGAACTGAGATCAAGCCGATCTCTGAAAAGTACGATTCCGAGGTCTACACAAACCTTGGCTACATCTCCCCCGATGGCGTGGAGATTTCCTTCGACGAGGATAAGCAGGAGTACATCCCGTGGCAGGAAGCCTCTGCCATCCGAACCGACATCACCAAGGCCGCTAAGAGCATCAAGTTCACGATGTGGGAGACCTCGCCGGAGAAGATCGCCTTGTTCCTCGGTGTGCCGGCGTCCAAGATTGAGGAGATCGCCGACGAGGAAGGCGTCGCATTCTGGGAGGAGGGCCTGCCCCAGTTTGAGACCACTCAGCTGCACGTCGACATGGTTGACGGGGATAAGCACAATCGCGTGTCCTTCCCCTCTGCGAAGGTGACTGAGCGTGGCGCTCTGGTGCTGAAGAAGGAAGACGTTTTCGGCCTCGAGGTGACTTACACTACCTTCCCCGGTGGAGCCGAGTACGAGGGCACTCCGGCGCGCGGCAAGACCGCATATTGGCAGTTCAACAAGGCTTTCACTGATGCGGCGAACGTTTCTTCTTCCGTTGACGGTGTACGCCCGCTGCAGATCTCCACCGCGTCGCTTCCCGCTGGAGTTGAGCAGCAGGAGTACACGCAGAAGCTTTCGGCGACTGGTGGCACCCCGCCCTACAAGTGGGAGATCGAATCCGGTGATCTTCCGGCGGGTCTTGAGCTTGATGGTGAGGGCAACATCACTGGTACTCCTACCAGCGCAGCGACTGAGCAGGTCACGTTCAAGGTGACTGACGCGAAGAAGCTGCCGGCTTCTAAGCAGATCACTGTCACTGTCAACGCCGCTGAAGAGTAG
- a CDS encoding phage tail tape measure protein gives MAGVWIPVLASMKGFVAEVNKGAEQAAGQAGSKLKKGLSDAAKDGGADGAAKMARAVEAQTQKIATARRAQAKAAADVQVAEQKLKNLRESGKASASQIARVEGQLEAAKKRHENASRQVARGERDLESVRKGGEATASSLARAEDQLAAAKARAIAKQGELRTAEAQLDEARSRSQAAASRVESAEKSLSGVREQYGAGSREVVRAERELESAKKQAASADDQVASSAGRVTKARAEVANATDNVRSKTLAHKAAQEDAARSERKAGDNAQGAGAKVRFLGREMTLASGPAKGLTGSLMGMAGKATAFAGVAAGGLGLTGVTAFMGSAITSGMEFDKVLGSLSAVSGATADQMSQIRDRARELGQDTELAGTSAASAADAMLALAKGGMDVQQSMDAAKGSIQLAGAAQIDAGQAAEIQIAALNSFGLAADEAGRVADVLTNTANNSATGVTELAESLKMAAPTASTLGVSLEDTNTMIGLFANNGIKGTMAGTAMRSAMLSLTSPSKQAAGALEELGVEAFDAEGNFVGLREVSEQLKDAHERMGDSAFTAASSVAFGREAVGFATTAAKGGAKAFDELRGKMDKTGAAGETAGAALSGMNGALDRVGNALADVKQRLYDAFAPTMTRMIDVAAKGFTVVADVIGFMTDGIKNVPLLGTAMKGLGKVALGLAGAFTAVALAEAAVWGKGFAVSKITALVKAIKSWTTVTKLQAAAQWALNVAMNLNPIGAIVMAIGLVVAALVLFFTKTEAGRKAWAAFSDFMKRAWDATVQAFKAGYEAYIKPVWDWIVEGAKKAWDGLKSVFGWFSDAFSGLKSILIDGDFTGAFRKAFHVEEDSKLVDYILKARDNFIRLKDVVTDVAGWIGEKLRSIPFDSIGAGFMNVVKGIGRAAKGIWDNGFGAAIRAMVDGVKAGLQIAGDVWDTWSEKISTKYHENIEPTITVAKELFNQLRDKVGEVVDQVRQRWDEWASAVRDQYQANIAPVVDQLREKWEMLRTAVGAVVDSIKQKWDTFKQAVAPALEVVKGKLEELRGHLAEFFKTLWEPVIKPALKFLAFAIFAPMAVAIGLVVAAVVAVVAAVGGFIYVLVSLPGWVKSAVDAVTGWFSDMWNKVKLWFVEMGVAIHDWWQEHVATLPGYVAEAVNGVKQWFMDMWNSVKNWFADMGRAVADWWNNHVAPLPGQVASAVTGVLNNLGQLPGKIRSLFADAGQWLVSAGQRIINGLWEGMKSAWSSVRNWLSDHLSFNAIGSLVGLSGGGVVAYAQGGVAESYAAGGRRETHTAQIAPAGAWRLWAEPETGGEAYIPLAASKRNRSTAILDEVAGRFGYQLVDRSGEPYRGGYNGDLGPQRVAAFADGAVVGVDDLVRLAQGQGASRPLEGAPYVFGGSNWGDCSGTVSAFAAKAIGINPFPRKFYTGDEGSWLSSHGFTRGRGSDGDLRIGFRDGGPGGGHTAATLPNGVNVEMGGGLHRGQYGGRAAGAWDSYFNEFFYMPMGPSFEKVDPGELGDLASVPDTPYDAAAASGATTSDYTSTTTGGASSAGTSGGGEDTTISGMLGSLSKEIVSGHVSDILGVFGVPDQLPSWVTGARELAKGGGNPSTSTAEEHAAQIHDNAVTSMTADQLQKDPQLRGADSLDTIQKPEVPEWGPRFFAYEITRQAKEMNLGADAAKIGVATALVESGDPMKMYANNRVPESLKFRHDALGSDHDSVGLFQQRDNGAWGTVADRMDPFKSAGMFFRELAKFDWKSMDAGAAAQRVQRSAFPDRYGKKMGRAEGMVRDTGLYDQGGVLKHGQLGVNLSGKPEAVLTNKQWKDLQGIANALPSITGGAVSSAVNAAGAAGIAGLNAAMPGAGAALSPVVGVAADYAGGVAAGWTEALSTAAGQAVGAIEEGVGDVSSQVGGDLAPSRAGGVGAAQEVHIHVQNMDQAYEAKKRLEARALAGFG, from the coding sequence ATGGCCGGCGTGTGGATCCCTGTTTTGGCGTCGATGAAAGGTTTTGTCGCCGAGGTCAACAAGGGTGCCGAGCAAGCCGCCGGCCAGGCAGGCTCCAAGCTTAAGAAGGGCTTGTCTGATGCCGCGAAGGATGGCGGCGCGGATGGCGCGGCGAAGATGGCGCGCGCTGTGGAGGCCCAGACTCAGAAGATCGCGACTGCGCGTAGGGCTCAGGCTAAGGCCGCTGCTGATGTGCAGGTGGCGGAGCAGAAGCTTAAGAATCTGCGTGAGTCTGGTAAGGCTTCGGCGTCTCAGATCGCCCGCGTGGAGGGCCAGCTCGAGGCCGCGAAGAAGCGGCACGAGAACGCTTCCCGGCAGGTTGCTCGTGGTGAGCGTGATCTTGAGTCGGTGCGTAAGGGCGGTGAGGCCACCGCGTCTTCTCTTGCCCGTGCCGAGGATCAGTTGGCGGCGGCTAAGGCGCGCGCTATCGCGAAGCAGGGTGAGCTGCGTACTGCCGAGGCGCAGTTGGATGAGGCGCGCAGTAGGTCTCAGGCGGCGGCGTCTCGTGTTGAGAGCGCGGAGAAGTCTCTTTCTGGTGTGCGTGAGCAGTACGGTGCTGGGTCGCGTGAGGTTGTGCGCGCCGAGCGGGAGCTTGAGTCCGCAAAGAAGCAGGCCGCGTCTGCGGATGATCAGGTGGCTTCCTCGGCGGGGCGTGTGACGAAGGCTCGTGCTGAGGTTGCTAACGCTACCGATAATGTGCGTTCTAAGACTCTCGCTCATAAGGCGGCGCAGGAGGATGCGGCCCGCTCGGAGCGTAAGGCCGGCGATAATGCTCAAGGCGCTGGGGCGAAGGTCAGGTTCTTGGGCCGTGAGATGACTCTGGCGTCCGGCCCGGCGAAGGGGCTTACTGGGTCTCTGATGGGTATGGCCGGTAAGGCCACTGCTTTTGCTGGTGTCGCCGCTGGCGGCCTCGGCCTGACTGGCGTGACCGCGTTCATGGGTAGCGCGATCACCTCCGGCATGGAATTTGATAAGGTACTCGGCTCGCTGTCCGCCGTGTCCGGCGCGACGGCTGACCAGATGTCTCAGATTCGTGATCGTGCCCGTGAGCTGGGGCAGGATACTGAGCTGGCTGGTACCTCGGCGGCGTCCGCAGCGGACGCCATGTTGGCTCTTGCTAAGGGCGGTATGGATGTGCAGCAGTCTATGGATGCTGCGAAGGGCTCGATCCAGCTTGCCGGTGCGGCGCAGATTGATGCCGGTCAGGCGGCGGAAATCCAGATCGCCGCGTTGAACAGCTTTGGGCTTGCGGCTGATGAGGCTGGCCGAGTTGCCGATGTTCTGACAAACACTGCCAACAACTCCGCTACGGGGGTTACTGAACTTGCCGAATCGCTGAAAATGGCCGCCCCTACCGCCTCCACTCTTGGCGTGTCTCTCGAGGACACAAACACCATGATTGGTTTGTTCGCGAACAATGGCATTAAGGGCACGATGGCTGGTACGGCTATGCGCTCTGCGATGCTGTCTTTGACGTCGCCGTCGAAGCAGGCCGCAGGTGCTCTCGAAGAACTCGGCGTGGAGGCATTCGACGCTGAGGGTAACTTCGTTGGTTTGCGTGAGGTGTCCGAACAGTTGAAGGATGCCCACGAGCGTATGGGGGATTCGGCGTTTACTGCTGCGTCCTCGGTGGCTTTTGGTCGTGAGGCTGTTGGTTTTGCGACTACCGCCGCTAAGGGCGGTGCGAAGGCTTTTGATGAGCTGCGTGGCAAGATGGACAAAACCGGTGCTGCTGGTGAAACAGCTGGTGCCGCGCTGTCCGGCATGAACGGCGCGCTTGATCGTGTTGGTAATGCTCTCGCCGATGTGAAGCAGCGCCTGTATGATGCTTTCGCGCCCACGATGACTCGGATGATTGATGTTGCCGCGAAGGGTTTTACCGTCGTTGCTGATGTGATCGGGTTCATGACCGATGGGATCAAGAACGTGCCTCTTTTGGGGACCGCGATGAAGGGGCTTGGCAAGGTTGCTTTGGGCTTGGCTGGGGCTTTCACCGCTGTTGCTCTGGCCGAGGCGGCTGTGTGGGGCAAGGGTTTCGCGGTGTCGAAGATCACGGCACTGGTGAAGGCGATCAAGTCGTGGACTACTGTGACTAAGCTGCAGGCAGCTGCCCAGTGGGCGCTGAACGTTGCGATGAATCTCAACCCTATTGGCGCGATTGTGATGGCTATCGGGCTCGTGGTCGCCGCCTTGGTGCTGTTTTTCACCAAGACTGAAGCGGGCCGGAAAGCATGGGCTGCTTTCAGTGACTTCATGAAACGCGCGTGGGATGCGACTGTGCAGGCGTTCAAGGCTGGTTATGAGGCCTACATCAAGCCCGTGTGGGACTGGATCGTCGAAGGCGCTAAGAAGGCGTGGGATGGGCTGAAGTCTGTTTTCGGCTGGTTCAGTGACGCGTTCAGCGGCCTGAAATCCATCCTCATTGACGGGGACTTCACCGGCGCTTTCCGTAAAGCTTTCCACGTGGAAGAAGACTCCAAGCTTGTGGACTACATCCTTAAGGCGCGTGACAATTTCATCCGGCTCAAGGATGTGGTGACTGATGTAGCCGGCTGGATCGGTGAGAAGCTGCGCTCTATCCCCTTCGACAGTATCGGCGCTGGATTCATGAATGTTGTGAAGGGGATCGGCAGGGCTGCGAAGGGGATTTGGGATAACGGTTTTGGCGCGGCTATCCGCGCGATGGTGGATGGCGTCAAGGCCGGCCTGCAGATCGCTGGCGATGTGTGGGATACGTGGTCGGAGAAAATCTCTACCAAGTACCACGAGAATATCGAGCCGACGATCACCGTGGCCAAGGAGCTTTTCAATCAGCTGCGCGATAAGGTCGGCGAGGTCGTGGATCAGGTCCGTCAACGCTGGGACGAATGGGCTAGCGCGGTGCGTGACCAGTATCAAGCCAACATCGCCCCTGTTGTTGACCAGCTGCGTGAAAAGTGGGAGATGCTGCGCACCGCAGTGGGCGCGGTCGTGGACAGCATCAAGCAAAAGTGGGATACCTTCAAGCAAGCGGTTGCTCCGGCACTTGAAGTTGTGAAGGGAAAGTTGGAGGAGCTGCGCGGCCATTTGGCTGAGTTCTTCAAAACCCTTTGGGAGCCGGTGATTAAGCCTGCTTTGAAATTCCTTGCTTTCGCTATTTTCGCGCCGATGGCTGTCGCTATCGGGCTCGTGGTCGCCGCCGTGGTTGCGGTGGTCGCGGCTGTTGGTGGCTTCATCTATGTGCTGGTGTCTTTACCAGGCTGGGTGAAATCGGCCGTGGATGCGGTCACTGGCTGGTTCTCGGATATGTGGAACAAGGTGAAGCTGTGGTTCGTCGAGATGGGTGTCGCGATCCACGATTGGTGGCAGGAGCATGTTGCTACGCTGCCCGGCTATGTGGCCGAGGCAGTGAACGGCGTCAAGCAATGGTTCATGGACATGTGGAACAGCGTGAAAAACTGGTTCGCCGACATGGGCCGTGCTGTCGCGGATTGGTGGAACAATCACGTTGCTCCGCTGCCGGGCCAGGTCGCCAGCGCAGTGACTGGGGTTCTAAACAACCTCGGGCAGCTGCCGGGCAAGATCAGGTCCCTTTTTGCCGATGCGGGCCAGTGGCTAGTTTCCGCAGGACAGCGCATCATCAACGGCCTGTGGGAGGGCATGAAGTCCGCGTGGTCGAGCGTCCGTAACTGGCTGTCCGATCACCTGTCCTTCAACGCGATTGGTTCTCTCGTCGGACTGTCCGGCGGCGGTGTGGTTGCCTACGCACAGGGCGGGGTGGCCGAGTCCTACGCCGCTGGTGGGCGTCGTGAAACCCACACTGCCCAGATCGCTCCCGCCGGCGCGTGGAGGCTGTGGGCCGAACCGGAGACCGGCGGTGAAGCCTACATTCCGCTGGCCGCGTCGAAACGCAACCGGTCCACGGCCATTCTCGATGAGGTCGCCGGCCGATTCGGGTATCAGCTGGTTGACCGAAGCGGTGAGCCGTATCGCGGCGGATACAACGGCGATCTGGGGCCGCAGCGCGTCGCCGCGTTTGCTGACGGCGCTGTTGTTGGCGTGGATGATTTGGTGCGGCTCGCCCAAGGTCAGGGCGCGTCCCGCCCGCTGGAGGGTGCCCCGTATGTGTTCGGCGGCTCTAACTGGGGAGACTGCTCCGGTACGGTGTCCGCGTTCGCAGCGAAGGCTATTGGCATCAACCCGTTCCCGCGTAAGTTCTACACCGGCGACGAAGGTTCTTGGTTGTCCAGCCACGGCTTCACGCGTGGCCGTGGTAGCGACGGTGATCTTCGGATCGGGTTCAGGGATGGCGGCCCCGGCGGCGGGCACACTGCCGCTACTTTGCCTAACGGCGTGAACGTTGAGATGGGTGGTGGCCTCCACAGGGGGCAGTATGGCGGCAGGGCTGCCGGCGCGTGGGATTCGTACTTCAACGAATTCTTCTACATGCCTATGGGGCCGTCGTTCGAGAAGGTCGATCCGGGCGAGTTGGGTGATCTAGCCAGCGTCCCTGATACTCCCTATGATGCTGCGGCCGCGTCTGGTGCTACCACCTCGGACTACACCTCCACAACTACTGGGGGTGCTAGCTCTGCGGGTACGTCTGGGGGTGGCGAGGACACCACTATCTCGGGGATGCTCGGCAGCCTGTCCAAGGAAATCGTATCCGGACATGTCTCCGATATTCTCGGTGTTTTTGGTGTGCCGGATCAGCTGCCGAGTTGGGTGACTGGTGCGCGTGAACTCGCCAAGGGTGGCGGAAATCCGTCTACTTCCACGGCCGAGGAGCACGCCGCTCAGATTCACGATAATGCTGTGACGAGTATGACAGCGGATCAGCTGCAGAAGGATCCCCAGCTGCGCGGTGCTGATTCGCTCGACACGATCCAGAAGCCGGAAGTCCCAGAATGGGGGCCGAGGTTCTTTGCGTACGAGATCACTCGTCAGGCGAAGGAGATGAATCTGGGTGCTGACGCCGCGAAGATCGGCGTTGCGACCGCGCTGGTGGAGTCCGGTGATCCGATGAAGATGTACGCCAACAACCGTGTGCCGGAATCGTTGAAGTTCCGGCATGATGCGCTTGGCTCGGATCATGATTCGGTTGGTTTGTTCCAGCAACGTGATAACGGTGCGTGGGGCACTGTGGCCGACCGTATGGATCCGTTCAAGTCGGCGGGCATGTTCTTCCGTGAGCTAGCAAAGTTCGATTGGAAGAGCATGGATGCCGGTGCGGCGGCGCAGCGCGTGCAGCGCTCCGCTTTCCCTGATCGCTATGGCAAGAAGATGGGGCGCGCGGAAGGGATGGTTCGTGACACCGGCCTGTATGACCAAGGCGGTGTGTTGAAGCACGGGCAGCTCGGCGTGAATTTGTCCGGTAAGCCGGAGGCGGTTCTCACTAACAAGCAGTGGAAGGATCTGCAGGGTATCGCTAATGCTCTGCCTTCCATCACTGGTGGGGCTGTGTCCTCGGCGGTGAACGCTGCAGGCGCGGCCGGTATCGCTGGCCTGAACGCCGCCATGCCCGGCGCTGGCGCGGCGTTGTCTCCTGTGGTTGGTGTGGCGGCCGACTATGCCGGTGGTGTTGCTGCTGGCTGGACTGAGGCGTTGAGCACTGCCGCAGGTCAAGCCGTGGGGGCTATCGAAGAAGGTGTTGGGGATGTGTCCTCGCAGGTTGGGGGCGATTTAGCGCCCAGTCGCGCGGGTGGTGTTGGCGCTGCTCAGGAGGTGCACATCCATGTTCAGAATATGGATCAGGCCTATGAGGCGAAGAAGCGTCTCGAGGCGCGTGCGCTTGCTGGTTTTGGTTAA
- a CDS encoding Gp19/Gp15/Gp42 family protein: MVFNAADIERRLPRQLTDAESQRLTVLVADAEELIAAAFTREGRDFYVEAEADWLFTNARRVVLEMVSSAILVGGDAGKRQYSITVGGVTESSTWADVTSSPWGVLSLSDSQRRLLGLSVAVTPRASFPCAKRWPERW; this comes from the coding sequence GTGGTGTTTAATGCCGCCGATATTGAGCGCCGTCTACCTCGGCAGCTAACGGACGCCGAGTCGCAGCGGCTGACAGTTCTCGTTGCTGACGCCGAGGAGTTGATTGCTGCAGCGTTCACGCGCGAAGGTCGAGACTTCTATGTGGAGGCTGAGGCTGATTGGCTGTTCACGAATGCCCGCCGCGTGGTGCTCGAGATGGTCTCATCCGCGATTCTCGTGGGTGGGGATGCGGGTAAGCGGCAGTATTCGATCACGGTTGGCGGGGTGACTGAGTCCTCAACGTGGGCTGATGTCACTTCCTCCCCGTGGGGTGTTTTATCACTGTCGGATTCGCAGCGGCGACTTTTGGGCCTATCGGTGGCTGTGACGCCACGCGCTAGCTTCCCTTGCGCGAAGCGCTGGCCTGAGAGGTGGTGA